One Dysidea avara chromosome 7, odDysAvar1.4, whole genome shotgun sequence genomic region harbors:
- the LOC136262362 gene encoding uncharacterized protein, with protein MIQGMYTAKTFLVIVTLLLNICCTVSLDESTLVGQWVTEASYIDSIINTQDVFRIDEDLNVTRITDIGSDGTWSIAVIKMVTNTSFHLVNRRGKTVTTGHIMSDTQISWSDNSSSWNKIPIITKVYVIFMNHVDIGYDGINPSRGYVNNVINKYFTKFFPNAIQLAKEAKQKKLPFIYTTQPWLISLYLDCPSHMILNNIQLECPSKAEVTALAEAVKLGHLSMHAGALNMQYGMMNSDTVIASVQLASHVYERLGIKHTPRVLSLRDVPGLTKNSLAALYSAGVRAISVGVNGGSAPPAVPRLFNWTDIGMLSMWHPGGYPLPHKDSITAPGGLAYKDCLLFPKQKTALAFAFRDDNQGPPETIDELQTIHTILQEEFPSADIIASSFDKFYEEVLSHVEDVQPFSSEIGDTWLQGIQSDPRKTAEYRAMETAYSECVHTPNCNHQDHRVRNASRFMIKIAEHTWGLWGYPDGYDWSNEQFNRIRNDALYVEQSWIEQRTFINLTLEALGTHPLAKMMRDEIDQVKPSLGFLTGCEEVPLSNPVVNFNISGSPMQVEFNKTHGFLSELLMVDTKEWLIKDAPFGQVVYHTYNQTDFDKFTNHYGYFNNPGIDKPGSTESAKPDSRRWYTKPVKMYHCKPATFIVNMTMQDMKCHSYYGCPSQFIMNYTFVDTNNILMELLWINKTTTRLGEATMLNFHLNNPTNNITVLYDDDNEGSMFDVVLNGSQLQHGGQGVRTDQFIMYSHDVQLVCPIVYPDEQATVFPVPLTPVKQATGVAFNLHNNIWSTNYVMWYPFLIEDADFKARFTAKLSPLKR; from the exons ATGATCCAAGGGATGTACACAGCGAAGACGTTCCTCGTTATAGTGACACTGCTACTAAACATATGCTGTACTGTCAGTTTGGACGAGTCTACACTAGTTGGTCAGTGGGTAACTGAAGCTTCTTACATCGACTCGATCATCAATACTCAGGATGTCTTCCGAATAGATGAAG ATCTCAATGTCACTCGGATAACAGATATAGGTAGTGATGGAACATGGAGTATAGCTGTGATCAAAATGGTCACAAACACTTCATTTCACCTGGTTAATAGAAGAGGCAAGACAGTTACCACTGGTCACATTATGAGTGACACACAAATATCGTGGAGTGACAACTCTTCATCGTGGAATAAAATCCCTATCATTACAAAGGTCTATGTAATATTTATGAACCATGTTGATATAGGCTATGATGGGATCAACCCCTCACGTGGCTATGTCAATAATGTTATTAACAAATACTTCACTAAGTTCTTCCCAAATGCTATACAGTTAGCTAAGGAAGCTAAACAGAAGAAGCTACCATTTATTTACACAACACAACCATGGCTTATTAGCTTGTATCTTGACTGTCCATCACACATGATCCTTAACAATATCCAGTTGGAGTGTCCTAGTAAAGCAGAAGTGACTGCTCTAGCTGAGGCTGTTAAACTTGGTCATCTTTCCATGCATGCTGGAGCACTGAACATGCAATATGGTATGATGAACTCTGACACCGTTATTGCTTCTGTTCAGCTTGCTAGTCACGTTTATGAACGACTTGGTATTAAACACACCCCACGAGTCCTCAGCTTACGAGATGTTCCTGGGCTGACCAAGAATTCTCTGGCTGCTCTCTACTCAGCCGGAGTACGAGCAATTTCAGTTGGTGTCAATGGAGGCTCTGCTCCTCCAGCTGTTCCTCGTCTGTTTAACTGGACTGATATTGGTATGTTGAGCATGTGGCATCCTGGAGGGTATCCGTTACCTCATAAGGACAGTATTACTGCACCTGGTGGACTGGCATACAAAGATTGCTTGTTGTTTCCTAAACAAAAAACTGCTTTAGCATTTGCATTCCGTGATGATAACCAAGGTCCACCAGAGACCATTGATGAGCTGCAAACCATCCATACCATATTACAAGAAGAGTTTCCCAGTGCAGATATCATAGCATCATCCTTTGACAAATTTTATGAAGAAGTACTGTCCCATGTGGAAGACGTGCAACCATTTTCATCAGAGATAGGTGACACTTGGCTGCAGGGTATTCAGTCAGACCCAAGGAAGACAGCAGAGTACAGAGCGATGGAGACAGCTTACAGTGAATGTGTACACACTCCAAATTGTAATCATCAAGATCATCGTGTCAGGAATGCTAGCAGGTTCATGATCAAGATAGCTGAACACACTTGGGGACTATGGGGCTACCCAGATGGTTATGACTGGTCTAATGAGCAGTTTAATAGAATTAGAAATGATGCTCTATATGTTGAACAATCATGGATTGAACAAAGAACATTTATTAACCTTACACTAGAGGCACTGGGAACACACCCATTAGCCAAAATGATGAGAGATGAAATAGACCAGGTCAAGCCATCTCTTGGCTTCTTGACTGGCTGTGAAGAGGTTCCTCTGTCAAATCCTGTAGTTAATTTTAATATATCTGGCTCACCAATGCAAGTAGAGTTTAACAAAACTCATGGGTTCTTATCTGAGCTACTAATGGTGGACACTAAAGAATGGTTAATTAAAGATGCTCCTTTTGGACAGGTTGTCTACCACACCTACAACCAAACAGATTTTGACAAGTTCACCAATCATTACGGCTACTTTAATAATCCTGGGATTGATAAACCAGGCAGTACAGAATCTGCTAAACCAGACAGTAGACGATGGTACACTAAACCAGTAAAGATGTATCATTGTAAACCTGCCACATTTATAGTTAACATGACAATGCAAGACATGAAATGCCACTCTTATTATGGCTGCCCTTCTCAGTTCATTATGAATTACACATTTGTAGATACCAACAACATACTAATGGAGCTACTGTGGATTAACAAGACAACTACTAGACTAGGAGAAGCCACGATGTTGAACTTCCATCTCAATAATCCTactaataacattacagtactgtatgatgatgataatgaggGGTCCATGTTTGATGTGGTGCTGAATGGGTCTCAGTTACAGCATGGAGGTCAAGGAGTCCGGACCGACCAGTTTATCATGTACAGTCATGATGTTCAACTTGTTTGCCCCATAGTATACCCTGATGAACAGGCTACTGTATTTCCTGTACCATTGACCCCAGTCAAACAGGCAACTGGTGTAGCATTTAATCTTCATAATAACATCTGGAGTACTAACTATGTCATGTGGTATCCATTTCTTATTGAAGATGCTGATTTTAAGGCAAGGTTTACTGCTAAACTATCACCACTAAAACGATAG